A genomic stretch from Syntrophorhabdaceae bacterium includes:
- a CDS encoding DNA internalization-related competence protein ComEC/Rec2 gives MFIVSVIAFILGIYIEALYAFSLKPIVILLPVFIFLAGILLKKKYHAALLFIVISFMLIGALRIGMVSMYHQPVDIGDDQAIYEGLVVEASPGIKIVRILQPTAPARIMAVYRTTENIGINDRVRVWGRLKELTLTYNNPHVTSWKWLKRLEGTSYEIRGITASVTKGNNYIEAWRNRLREKIDNSRSKYTGIIKALTIGDTTGADEDTKTLFLRTGTSHILAISGAHIGIVTAFFFFLARIFFRISPVLRYRGDDTRFAALLSIPFAFIFMVTAGSSIPTIRAVIMITVYMLSLYFERGRSILNTIALSALIILLIYPHSIFMPTFQLTFASVLFIILFTAKLYPKITLENRMIKWFLSSILITISAMLGTLPVVIYHFYGINPLSFIHNLISVPLMCVLALPLSLAGILLPFGEYLLRLSGEILSFNIWILQHLDFGYIYPIVRPNLFETVLYFTLILSLLFIKRRYVKIMLIGLLLPLTAIYSMFVYDQRFRNRHLCFNVIDVGLGESILIEAPEGVRILVDGGGSYKGEYDTGRSILTPILLARKIRTIDYVINTHPHGDHVGGLFYIIKNFNVRYFVTGKYFINEERFLDIMNVARTKGIPVERWEAGDHFTFNGIHVDVLNPDRATTIENPNNASLVLGILYGKTSFLLTGDIESEVEHKLMLSGLISKTDVLKVPHHGSKYSSSDYFLHAVKPNLALLSVGSGIKGLRGEEALERYKRLSIPLLRTDVNGLIRVCSDGENIYCNTTLKSNSRY, from the coding sequence TTGTTCATAGTCTCTGTCATAGCGTTTATCCTCGGCATTTATATAGAAGCTCTCTATGCCTTTTCCCTAAAACCGATCGTTATCCTTTTGCCGGTCTTTATATTCTTGGCCGGCATCCTGTTAAAGAAAAAATACCACGCAGCCCTTCTGTTTATCGTTATCTCTTTTATGCTTATCGGCGCGTTGAGGATCGGGATGGTCAGCATGTATCATCAACCCGTCGATATCGGCGACGATCAGGCGATATATGAAGGATTAGTCGTTGAGGCATCGCCCGGTATCAAGATCGTCAGGATCTTACAACCCACCGCGCCGGCGCGGATAATGGCAGTCTACAGGACAACGGAAAATATCGGCATCAACGACAGGGTGAGGGTTTGGGGACGCCTGAAAGAGCTCACCCTTACATACAACAATCCTCACGTCACATCGTGGAAATGGTTAAAAAGGCTCGAGGGCACATCTTACGAAATACGGGGAATCACTGCTTCCGTGACAAAAGGAAATAATTATATCGAAGCCTGGAGAAACAGGCTCAGAGAGAAGATAGACAATTCACGTTCAAAGTATACGGGTATCATCAAGGCGCTGACCATCGGAGACACAACCGGTGCTGACGAAGATACAAAAACCCTGTTTCTCAGAACCGGCACATCTCATATACTTGCGATATCCGGCGCACATATAGGTATCGTTACGGCCTTTTTCTTTTTTCTCGCGAGGATATTCTTCAGAATATCACCTGTTCTTAGATACAGAGGCGATGACACGAGATTCGCCGCTCTGCTCTCCATCCCCTTCGCATTCATATTCATGGTCACAGCAGGTTCGAGCATACCGACAATACGGGCTGTAATTATGATAACGGTCTATATGCTGTCCCTTTACTTTGAACGCGGCAGGAGCATTCTTAACACCATAGCCCTCAGCGCCCTCATCATACTGCTTATCTACCCGCATTCCATCTTCATGCCCACGTTCCAACTCACCTTTGCGAGTGTGCTCTTCATTATACTCTTCACCGCAAAACTCTACCCAAAGATCACATTGGAAAACAGGATGATAAAATGGTTTCTCTCCTCAATACTGATTACCATCTCTGCGATGCTCGGGACACTCCCTGTCGTGATCTACCATTTTTACGGGATCAACCCGCTTTCGTTTATCCATAACCTGATCTCGGTCCCCCTGATGTGCGTGCTGGCATTGCCGCTCAGCCTTGCCGGCATCCTGCTGCCATTCGGCGAATACCTTTTACGGCTTTCGGGCGAGATACTCAGTTTCAATATATGGATCCTGCAGCACCTCGATTTCGGCTACATCTATCCGATAGTCCGCCCCAACCTTTTTGAAACAGTCCTTTATTTCACACTCATCCTTTCTCTCCTGTTTATCAAAAGAAGATACGTAAAGATTATGCTGATCGGTCTTCTCCTGCCGCTCACGGCAATATACTCCATGTTCGTATATGACCAGCGGTTCCGGAACAGGCATCTCTGTTTCAATGTTATTGATGTCGGACTGGGGGAAAGCATCCTCATTGAGGCGCCGGAAGGCGTGAGGATACTCGTGGACGGGGGCGGCTCCTACAAAGGCGAATATGATACAGGCAGATCGATCCTTACGCCTATCCTCCTTGCCAGAAAGATCAGGACCATTGACTACGTCATCAACACCCACCCGCACGGGGACCATGTCGGCGGTCTCTTCTATATCATAAAGAATTTTAACGTACGGTACTTCGTCACCGGCAAGTATTTTATTAATGAAGAAAGGTTCCTCGACATCATGAACGTTGCAAGGACAAAGGGCATACCTGTCGAGCGATGGGAGGCGGGCGATCATTTCACATTTAACGGTATTCATGTCGATGTCCTCAACCCCGACCGCGCAACTACCATTGAAAATCCCAATAACGCGTCCCTCGTCCTGGGGATCCTTTACGGAAAAACAAGTTTTCTTCTCACCGGCGACATCGAATCAGAGGTGGAACACAAACTGATGCTGTCAGGCCTCATTTCAAAAACCGACGTTCTTAAGGTGCCGCACCACGGCAGCAAATATTCCAGCAGCGACTACTTTCTCCACGCCGTCAAGCCGAATCTGGCGCTGTTGAGCGTGGGGAGCGGCATCAAAGGGCTGCGCGGAGAGGAGGCCCTGGAACGGTACAAAAGATTGTCGATCCCCCTGTTGCGGACCGACGTGAACGGACTCATCAGGGTATGCTCCGACGGGGAGAATATCTACTGCAATACAACTCTGAAGTCAAACAGCCGTTATTGA